Proteins co-encoded in one Lynx canadensis isolate LIC74 chromosome C1, mLynCan4.pri.v2, whole genome shotgun sequence genomic window:
- the HEYL gene encoding hairy/enhancer-of-split related with YRPW motif-like protein, translating to MKRPREPSGSDSESDGPIDVGREGELSQMARPLSTPSPSQMQARKKRRGIIEKRRRDRINSSLSELRRLVPTAFEKQGSSKLEKAEVLQMTVDHLKMLHATGGTGFFDARALAVDFRSIGFRECLTEVIRYLGVLEGPSSRADPVRIRLLSHLNSYAAEMEPSPTPAGPLAFPAWPWSFFHSCPGLSAPSSQLTVLGRVPGPILPSASSLVYPIPALRTTPVRRAAGTVLPARRHVLPSRGASSTRRARPLERPAAPLPVAPNIRAARSSHMAPLVRSSSPVLPGILGSPAYVGVPAPRPSSPGAAGRPAGAVLCHSWVSEITEIGAF from the exons ATGAAGCGGCCCAGGGAACCGAGCGGCTCTGACAGCGAGTCCGACGGACCCATCGACGTGGGCCGCGAGGGCGAGCTGAG CCAGATGGCCAGGCCGCTGTCCACCCCGAGCCCTTCGCAGATGCAAGCTAGGAAGAAACGCAGAGGG ATTATAGAGAAACGGCGCCGGGACCGCATCAACAGCAGCCTTTCTGAACTGCGACGCTTGGTCCCCACTGCCTTTGAGAAACAG GGCTCCTCCAAGCTGGAGAAGGCCGAGGTCCTGCAGATGACAGTGGATCACTTGAAAATGCTCCACGCCACTGGTGGGACAG GATTCTTTGATGCCCGAGCCCTGGCAGTTGATTTCCGGAGCATCGGTTTTCGGGAGTGCCTCACCGAGGTCATCAGGTACCTGGGGGTGCTGGAAGGGCCGAGCAGCCGTGCAGACCCTGTCCGGATTCGTCTTCTCTCACACCTCAACAGCTACGCAGCTGAGATGGAGCCTTCTCCCACGCCCGCTGGCCCCCTGGCCTTCCCTGCCTGGCCCTGGTCCTTCTTCCATAGCTGTCCAGGGCTGTCAGCCCCCAGCAGCCAGCTCACCGTCCTGGGAAGAGTGCCCGGTCCCATCCTCCCCAGCGCCTCCTCTCTGGTCTACCCCATCCCCGCCCTCCGAACCACTCCCGTGCGCAGAGCCGCTGGTACTGTCCTGCCAGCCCGGAGGCATGTGCTGCCCAGTCGAGGGGCATCTTCTACCCGGAGGGCCCGCCCCCTGGAGAGGcccgctgcccccctccccgtggCCCCCAACATCAGGGCTGCCAGGAGCAGCCACATGGCACCCCTCGTGCGATCTTCTTCCCCCGTGCTCCCTGGCATCCTGGGGTCCCCTGCTTATGTGGGTGTTCCTGCCCCCAGGCCTTCTTccccaggggctgctgggaggccAGCAGGAGCTGTGCTCTGCCACTCCTGGGTCTCTGAAATCACTGAAATCGGGGCTTTCTGA